From the genome of Pelmatolapia mariae isolate MD_Pm_ZW linkage group LG12, Pm_UMD_F_2, whole genome shotgun sequence, one region includes:
- the LOC134639118 gene encoding UDP-glucuronosyltransferase 2A2-like isoform X2, protein MDLRLSACILLVLCATSCANGGNILVWYTDGSHWINMKLVLETLIDRGHQVTVLVPSSSLYMNTNEPARFHYEPFNASFSLEALQKSLEEFLQFSLYEIDYISYWEIYIRFTDMMKNNLRFSIQYLDGVVKSEVVMKKLKGGNYDLLLADPIYPGSDLLADILGIPLVFSLRFSLVNNWERHCGQMPAPPSFVPGAMSKLTDKMDFSERVWNFLFYALQDIVIDQFSWKELDRYYSDVKGTPTSACELMSKADIWLIRTYWDFEFPRPFLPNFKYVGGIHCRPAKPLPEDLEEFVQSSGDDGIVIFTLGSVINNVTKEKANMIASGLAQIPQKVLWRYRGEKPETLGANTRIYDWIPQNDLLGHPKTRAFITHGGTNGIYEAIYHGVPMVGIPMFGDQPDNMVHMKAKGAAVILNVNFMATEDLRDAINTVINDISYKENAMRLSSIHHDRPMSALEEAVFWIEFTLRNKGAKHLRVQAHELTWYQYLSLDVLGFFLTVDLLLIFIFIKTCSFCLHRCFVRKGKTKRKAE, encoded by the exons ATGGatctgcgtctctctgcctgCATCCTGCTGGTACTTTGTGCGACATCGTGTGCAAACGGAGGAAATATTTTGGTGTGGTACACTGATGGCAGCCACTGGATAAACATGAAGCTTGTTCTGGAGACACTGATTGACAGGGGACACCAGGTGACTGTACTGGTCCCAAGCTCATCACTGTACATGAACACCAATGAACCTGCCCGTTTTCACTATGAGCCCTTCAACGCCTCTTTCTCATTGGAGGCTTTACAGAAGAGTCTAGAAGAGTTCCTCCAATTCAGTCTATATGAGATTGATTATATTAGCTACTGGGAGATCTACATCAGATTTACTGACATGATGAAAAATAACCTGCGGTTTTCTATCCAGTATTTGGACGGTGTGGTGAAATCAGAAGTCGTCATGAAGAAGTTGAAAGGAGGAAATTATGACCTTCTCTTGGCTGACCCCATCTACCCTGGCAGTGACTTGTTAGCAGATATTTTGGGAATCCCACTCGTCTTCTCTTTGCGCTTCTCCTTAGTTAATAACTGGGAGAGGCATTGTGGTCAGATGCCTGCTCCACCATCCTTTGTGCCTGGTGCAATGAGCAAACTCACAGATAAGATGGACTTCTCAGAGAGAGTGTGGAACTTTCTCTTCTACGCTCTTCAAGACATCGTGATTGATCAGTTTTCTTGGAAAGAATTAGACAGATATTACTCTGATGTAAAAG GAACTCCCACCAGTGCCTGTGAGTTGATGAGCAAAGCAGACATCTGGTTAATCCGAACCTACTGGGATTTTGAATTCCCTCGTCCTTTCCTCCCCAACTTCAAATATGTTGGTGGGATCCACTGCAGACCTGCTAAACCTTTACCAGAG GATCTGGAGGAATTTGTGCAGAGTTCTGGAGATGATGGCATTGTGATCTTCACTTTAGGATCCGTAATCAACAACGTCACCAAGGAGAAGGCAAACATGATAGCCTCAGGCCTCGCTCAGATCCCACAAAAG GTGCTGTGGAGATACAGAGGAGAAAAGCCAGAAACTTTGGGTGCCAACACTCGAATATATGATTGGATTCCTCAGAATGACCTCCTGG GTCACCCTAAAACTAGAGCTTTCATCACCCATGGAGGCACAAACGGGATTTATGAAGCCATCTACCACGGCGTTCCCATGGTGGGCATCCCCATGTTTGGTGACCAGCCAGACAACATGGTCCATATGAAGGCTAAAGGAGCTGCAGTTATTCTCAACGTGAACTTCATGGCAACTGAAGATCTTAGAGACGCAATCAACACAGTCATCAATGACATATC GTACAAAGAAAATGCTATGCGGCTGTCCAGCATCCACCACGACAGACCCATGAGTGCTCTGGAAGAGGCAGTATTCTGGATCGAGTTCACGCTGAGAAACAAAGGGGCCAAGCACTTGAGGGTCCAGGCCCATGAACTCACCTGGTACCAGTATCTCAGCCTGGATGTCCTGGGCTTCTTCCTCACCGTAGATCTACTCCTCATATTCATCTTCATCAAGACCTGCAGTTTCTGCTTGCACAGGTGTTTTGTCAggaaaggaaagacaaaaaggaaagctGAATAA